One window of the Acaryochloris sp. CCMEE 5410 genome contains the following:
- a CDS encoding TRAP transporter large permease subunit — translation MDYNWLSLAMFVVALGLLSAGYPVAFTLSGVALLFCMLPTAISWVDPEILVDPNLLAMPQEIFATMLSNTLLAIPYFIFMGAMLEKSGLAEKLLETIGILFGPIRGGLALAVVFVGALLAATTGVVAASVVAMGLISLPIMLRYNYSKELTAGVIVASGTLGQIIPPSVVLVVLGDQLGVPVGDLFLGALIPGLMIAGMFALHIIIVAIFKPEAAPALPLSVREIQGKELALRVIKVLIPPLALIFLVLGSIFWGIATPTEAGALGALGAIILAWANGEFSLKRLFEVSESTLRITSMVMLILIGSRAFSLVFIGLGGNVLVSDALQNLPGGELSFLIVSMLTVFLLGFFIDFFQIAFIVVPIFRPIAQALGMDLLWYGILLGVNLQTSFLTPPFGFALFYLRGVAPPEIKTSDIYRGAIPFIILQLIVLVILVQFPQIVTFLPSLKAAPTGGV, via the coding sequence ATGGACTATAACTGGCTGAGCCTAGCCATGTTTGTGGTCGCCCTAGGCCTACTGTCGGCCGGGTATCCGGTGGCCTTTACCTTGAGTGGCGTGGCCCTTTTATTTTGCATGCTACCCACCGCTATCAGTTGGGTCGATCCAGAAATTTTGGTGGATCCCAATCTGCTAGCCATGCCTCAAGAAATTTTCGCCACCATGCTGAGCAATACGCTCCTGGCGATTCCCTACTTTATTTTTATGGGAGCCATGCTGGAGAAATCGGGTTTGGCTGAGAAGCTGCTCGAAACCATCGGTATTCTCTTTGGGCCGATTCGGGGCGGACTCGCTTTGGCCGTGGTATTTGTGGGGGCTTTGCTGGCGGCGACCACGGGCGTTGTCGCTGCCTCTGTCGTCGCCATGGGTCTTATCTCTCTGCCGATCATGCTCCGCTACAACTACAGTAAGGAGCTGACGGCCGGGGTCATTGTCGCCTCTGGGACTTTGGGGCAAATTATCCCTCCCAGTGTGGTGCTAGTGGTGTTGGGGGATCAACTGGGGGTTCCGGTCGGCGACTTATTTCTGGGCGCCTTGATTCCAGGCTTAATGATTGCTGGGATGTTTGCCCTGCACATTATCATTGTTGCCATCTTTAAACCCGAGGCCGCTCCTGCTTTACCCCTCTCGGTCCGGGAAATTCAGGGAAAAGAGCTAGCCCTTCGAGTTATCAAAGTCTTAATTCCGCCCCTAGCCCTAATTTTCTTGGTTTTGGGCAGTATCTTTTGGGGCATTGCAACACCCACAGAAGCAGGCGCATTGGGGGCATTAGGAGCGATTATTTTGGCCTGGGCCAATGGTGAGTTTTCCCTAAAACGGCTGTTTGAGGTGTCAGAGTCTACCCTGCGCATCACCAGCATGGTGATGTTGATTCTGATCGGTTCTCGGGCTTTTAGTCTCGTCTTTATTGGTTTAGGCGGAAATGTTCTAGTTTCTGATGCACTGCAAAATCTACCAGGTGGCGAACTCAGCTTCTTAATCGTCAGTATGCTGACGGTATTTTTGCTAGGTTTCTTTATCGACTTTTTTCAAATTGCCTTTATCGTGGTACCCATTTTTCGACCCATTGCCCAAGCCTTGGGGATGGACTTGCTTTGGTATGGCATTTTGTTAGGGGTCAATTTACAGACCTCCTTTTTAACCCCTCCCTTCGGTTTTGCGTTGTTCTATTTAAGGGGGGTGGCTCCACCTGAGATAAAAACGTCAGACATTTATCGAGGCGCTATCCCGTTTATTATTTTGCAGCTAATCGTGTTGGTTATTTTGGTCCAATTCCCACAGATAGTAACGTTTTTGCCTTCCTTAAAGGCAGCACCGACTGGTGGCGTCTAG
- a CDS encoding putative PEP-binding protein, whose product MRSSVQDNFVESLYWLNKLETTHSLRVGDAALGLAELCNAQMPVLPSAVIGTESFQQFCRSIVWSSPFLSDFPHVSLRIRAAHPFQLQAVAEEIAQRFEQTDLPPLWLQTTSAELQGLSNRWRLCPSLTLPKPWTQFTPLLTEMLPVQYCSLTGIGTAIKQAWNSTFTAHTLLLMQERAIPIDQLRVALLLQPVTSAQASGFLTVTETHIQVQATHGLSKSLMMGEILPETYTYDRQEKRWHRYPGSITSAYQAPFETSIPGELGLVQQILTPVSDSWVLEQLQLEQLLDLAQKLPPLQSELQAVEWIFSGKESEELHIAGLRPAQPLPPLTAALQLRKEPELDDNSRVIAAGLAAAVGQVTAPILICEDPSQLQPHIVANQIVVLKQVGPADWIWLQKVAGLICTTGGHTSHGAIMARELGLPAVVGVAGALETFQSGQMVLLDGNHGQVLAAPSSSSLDKVSLSTPTKPAFDLDLKTTQLWVNLSQSQRLDRALHLPVHGVGLLRSEWFLLDICQGQLPDVWIQQQGADAFVSHLSHHLLSFAQAWHPRPVLYRSLDCKQDAAHSLQPANSILGLRGGAQYMYDSTLFDLELQALAKLCHQGCQNIRLILPFIRSVEEFIFCRDRLQVAHLLEHLQIWIMAEVPSVLFQLPEYVAAGVQGIAIGTNDLTQLILGVHRENTYLTERYAANHPAVVAALSQLVKTAKSLGIPCSICGQAPIQHPQLIPQFVEWGVTAISVDLSAVPTTQVAIATAEAQLKSRTAPSATSSTTQNG is encoded by the coding sequence ATGAGATCGTCTGTTCAAGACAATTTTGTGGAAAGCCTGTATTGGTTAAACAAGCTAGAAACAACTCACTCTCTGCGGGTGGGTGACGCTGCCTTAGGGCTGGCTGAGCTCTGTAATGCTCAGATGCCGGTTCTGCCCAGTGCAGTTATCGGTACAGAATCTTTTCAGCAGTTTTGCCGATCGATTGTTTGGTCTTCCCCTTTCTTAAGTGATTTTCCCCATGTAAGTTTGCGCATACGAGCAGCGCACCCCTTCCAGCTACAAGCGGTTGCAGAAGAAATTGCCCAAAGGTTTGAGCAAACTGATTTACCTCCACTGTGGTTACAGACCACTTCAGCAGAATTGCAGGGGCTATCCAACCGCTGGCGGTTGTGCCCATCCTTGACCTTACCGAAGCCTTGGACCCAATTTACCCCCCTCCTGACGGAGATGTTACCAGTTCAATACTGTTCATTGACCGGCATTGGCACAGCCATCAAACAAGCCTGGAACAGTACTTTTACAGCTCACACACTCCTGCTCATGCAGGAACGAGCGATTCCTATTGATCAATTACGCGTAGCGCTACTATTACAGCCCGTAACGTCAGCCCAGGCATCTGGATTTTTAACCGTCACAGAAACCCACATCCAGGTGCAAGCGACCCATGGTCTGAGCAAAAGTCTGATGATGGGCGAAATCTTACCTGAAACCTATACCTATGACCGCCAGGAGAAGCGGTGGCACCGCTATCCTGGCTCGATCACGAGTGCCTACCAAGCTCCTTTTGAAACATCTATCCCAGGAGAATTGGGTTTAGTACAGCAGATCCTGACACCCGTTTCAGACTCGTGGGTCCTTGAGCAACTCCAACTAGAGCAATTACTAGATTTAGCCCAGAAGCTTCCCCCTTTACAGTCTGAGTTACAAGCTGTGGAATGGATATTCTCTGGGAAAGAATCTGAGGAACTCCACATTGCAGGGTTAAGGCCAGCCCAGCCCTTGCCGCCTCTGACTGCCGCTCTTCAGCTCCGAAAAGAACCCGAGCTAGATGATAACTCTCGGGTAATCGCTGCCGGATTAGCCGCAGCAGTCGGCCAGGTAACAGCCCCGATTCTCATCTGTGAAGATCCAAGTCAACTGCAGCCTCACATCGTAGCCAACCAAATTGTTGTCCTAAAGCAGGTCGGGCCTGCCGACTGGATTTGGTTACAAAAGGTCGCAGGCTTAATTTGCACAACAGGCGGACATACCTCTCATGGGGCCATAATGGCCCGCGAATTAGGATTGCCTGCAGTGGTTGGCGTTGCTGGTGCATTAGAGACGTTCCAATCAGGGCAAATGGTGTTGCTAGATGGGAATCATGGCCAGGTCTTGGCTGCCCCCTCCTCCAGCTCCCTAGACAAAGTATCTTTATCGACTCCTACGAAACCTGCCTTCGATCTCGACCTGAAAACGACCCAGTTATGGGTCAATCTGAGCCAGTCTCAACGACTAGATCGGGCTTTACATCTGCCAGTCCATGGCGTCGGCTTATTACGATCTGAATGGTTTCTGCTCGATATTTGCCAAGGACAATTACCTGATGTTTGGATCCAACAACAGGGGGCTGACGCTTTTGTTAGCCATTTGAGCCACCATTTACTGTCTTTTGCCCAAGCCTGGCATCCTCGGCCTGTGTTGTATCGGTCCCTCGACTGTAAACAAGATGCTGCCCACTCGTTACAACCCGCCAACTCGATATTGGGACTGCGGGGAGGAGCGCAATATATGTATGACTCAACCCTATTTGATCTGGAATTGCAGGCACTGGCAAAGCTTTGTCACCAAGGCTGTCAAAATATACGCTTGATCTTGCCATTCATTCGCTCGGTCGAGGAATTTATCTTCTGTCGAGATCGGCTTCAAGTTGCTCATCTCCTGGAGCATCTACAGATTTGGATCATGGCAGAGGTGCCTTCGGTGCTTTTTCAACTGCCTGAGTATGTCGCGGCAGGGGTACAGGGGATTGCGATTGGCACCAATGATCTCACTCAACTGATCTTAGGCGTTCATCGAGAGAATACCTATTTGACAGAGCGATATGCAGCAAATCATCCGGCTGTGGTTGCCGCTCTCTCCCAATTGGTCAAGACTGCTAAATCCTTGGGAATTCCCTGTTCTATCTGTGGTCAAGCTCCGATTCAACACCCTCAGCTGATTCCCCAGTTTGTTGAATGGGGAGTGACCGCCATCTCTGTGGATTTGTCGGCAGTACCCACGACTCAGGTTGCGATCGCAACCGCCGAAGCACAGCTTAAATCTAGGACTGCTCCTTCTGCTACATCTTCAACTACCCAAAACGGTTGA
- the dapF gene encoding diaminopimelate epimerase: protein MRVEFTKYQGLGNDFILIDNRHQAQPCLTPDQAVQMCDRNFGIGGDGVIFALPPDGDTDYTMRIYNSDGSEPEMCGNGIRCLARFLAHLEGKPPQTDITYRIHTLAGTITPSLQADGLVKVDMGPPFLVPQEIPTTLGEGTDPVVNQPLEVGGQSWSVTCVSMGNPHCITFVEDLEAIDFQALGPQFEHHPVFPQRINTEFIQVIRPDYLKMLVWERGAGPTLACGTGACAVLVAGVLTGKSQSQATIELPGGPLQIRWAGEGQSVFMTGPAEKVFTGIYEAG from the coding sequence ATGCGGGTTGAGTTTACAAAATATCAAGGATTGGGAAATGATTTTATCCTGATCGATAATCGCCACCAAGCTCAACCCTGTTTGACGCCAGACCAAGCGGTGCAGATGTGCGATCGCAACTTCGGTATCGGTGGGGATGGGGTCATTTTTGCCTTACCCCCAGACGGGGACACGGACTACACCATGCGCATCTATAACTCGGATGGATCTGAACCCGAGATGTGCGGGAATGGTATTCGCTGTTTAGCGCGATTTCTGGCCCATTTAGAAGGCAAGCCCCCCCAAACAGACATCACCTATCGCATTCATACCTTGGCAGGCACCATCACCCCTAGTTTGCAGGCCGATGGCCTGGTGAAGGTGGATATGGGACCTCCTTTTTTGGTGCCTCAAGAGATTCCGACCACGCTAGGGGAAGGCACCGATCCAGTGGTGAATCAGCCCCTAGAAGTGGGCGGACAATCCTGGTCAGTAACCTGTGTGAGTATGGGCAACCCCCACTGCATTACATTTGTTGAAGATTTAGAGGCGATTGATTTTCAGGCCTTAGGCCCTCAGTTTGAGCATCACCCTGTTTTTCCCCAACGCATTAATACTGAATTTATCCAGGTGATCCGTCCAGACTATCTCAAAATGTTGGTGTGGGAGCGGGGTGCAGGTCCTACCCTAGCCTGTGGCACAGGGGCTTGTGCTGTGTTAGTAGCAGGAGTACTCACAGGTAAGAGCCAATCTCAAGCCACGATTGAATTGCCCGGCGGTCCGTTGCAGATTCGCTGGGCAGGAGAGGGACAGTCCGTGTTTATGACGGGGCCTGCAGAAAAAGTATTTACAGGGATTTATGAGGCGGGCTAA
- a CDS encoding SRPBCC family protein gives MSHRDPVMSVPATAVDPTHALLPPQQMVDLLQGEILLDVRSHTHWGGAVTATMYLPRVRSHIWSQLTTYSRWVRFFPDIVKSEVLEHASKTADQTHRLYQAARKTFFLLSVDVEIFLRVSERFQENIKFSMERGSFSDFSADLTLQDCGEGTILTYSVAATPLIPMPSIFIQEAIRADLPGNMKHMRQALCS, from the coding sequence ATGTCCCATCGCGATCCTGTTATGAGTGTTCCCGCTACAGCGGTTGATCCAACTCACGCTCTTCTCCCCCCTCAACAAATGGTTGATCTACTGCAAGGCGAAATCCTCTTAGATGTCCGGTCCCATACCCATTGGGGCGGTGCAGTAACGGCAACCATGTACTTACCCCGAGTGCGATCGCATATTTGGTCTCAGCTCACCACCTACAGTCGCTGGGTGCGATTCTTTCCCGACATTGTCAAAAGCGAAGTCTTGGAACATGCTTCCAAAACGGCGGACCAAACCCATCGCCTTTATCAGGCTGCACGCAAAACGTTTTTCTTGCTGTCCGTCGATGTAGAAATCTTTTTGCGAGTGTCAGAACGTTTCCAAGAGAATATTAAATTTTCAATGGAACGAGGCAGCTTTAGCGACTTTTCTGCTGATCTGACATTGCAAGACTGTGGAGAAGGCACAATTCTCACCTACTCCGTCGCCGCTACGCCATTGATTCCCATGCCGTCTATTTTTATTCAGGAAGCCATTCGTGCCGACCTGCCTGGGAATATGAAGCACATGCGCCAGGCACTCTGCAGCTAG
- a CDS encoding 7-carboxy-7-deazaguanine synthase QueE — protein MKTASTANLVEIFSAIQGEGLNVGTRQIFIRFGGCDLRCHFCDSAHTWTPKSSCQIEKTPGCRDFACYPNPVTLTQILEWVQDQDQPGMHDSISLTGGEPLLQMAFLRDLLPLLRQQTSLPIYLETGGHHPEALDPLLPYLDSVGMDLKLPSVSGETHWPQHRQSLELCHQAHIEVFCKLIIGEQTDWLELVQAAQLVAEISPTVPMFLQPVTPLTAQHPVQPPTPDQVLAWQGQLKQMGRRIRVVPQTHKFLGQL, from the coding sequence ATGAAGACTGCATCCACCGCCAACTTAGTTGAGATTTTTTCCGCCATTCAAGGGGAAGGGCTAAATGTTGGCACTCGCCAAATTTTTATTCGCTTTGGTGGTTGTGATCTCCGGTGCCATTTCTGCGATAGCGCCCATACCTGGACCCCAAAAAGCAGCTGTCAAATTGAAAAAACGCCGGGCTGTCGCGATTTTGCCTGCTATCCAAATCCAGTGACCCTCACCCAGATCCTAGAGTGGGTTCAAGATCAGGATCAGCCTGGGATGCATGACAGCATCAGCTTGACAGGTGGAGAACCCCTTTTACAGATGGCGTTCTTACGAGATTTATTGCCTTTGCTGCGGCAGCAGACCTCGTTACCCATTTACTTAGAAACGGGCGGTCATCATCCTGAAGCCCTCGATCCGCTGTTGCCCTACTTGGATAGTGTGGGCATGGATCTGAAGTTACCGAGTGTGAGTGGTGAAACCCATTGGCCTCAACATCGTCAAAGCTTGGAATTGTGCCATCAAGCCCATATAGAAGTGTTCTGTAAGCTCATTATTGGCGAACAAACCGATTGGTTGGAGTTGGTTCAAGCGGCCCAGCTAGTTGCCGAGATTAGCCCTACTGTACCGATGTTCTTACAACCCGTGACACCCTTAACAGCGCAACACCCCGTCCAGCCACCCACCCCCGATCAAGTTTTGGCCTGGCAAGGGCAGCTCAAGCAGATGGGTCGACGAATTAGGGTTGTACCTCAAACCCATAAATTTCTGGGACAGCTTTAA
- a CDS encoding MgPME-cyclase complex family protein: MQTYHYALASQRYLFEEEPFEEVLKERHRYYKEKNKEIDFWVVMQPAFLELPEMQDIKAKCPQPCAAIVSTNPTFVTWLKLRLEYVYVGEFEAPSDTIPDPLASLASV; this comes from the coding sequence ATGCAAACTTACCACTACGCCCTTGCCAGTCAGCGCTATCTCTTTGAAGAAGAGCCCTTTGAAGAAGTTCTCAAAGAACGTCATCGCTACTACAAAGAAAAAAATAAAGAGATCGATTTCTGGGTGGTGATGCAGCCGGCATTTTTAGAACTGCCGGAAATGCAGGACATCAAAGCAAAGTGTCCTCAGCCCTGTGCAGCAATTGTGTCTACCAATCCAACCTTTGTGACTTGGCTAAAACTGCGTTTGGAATATGTGTACGTCGGTGAGTTTGAGGCCCCATCAGACACGATCCCTGATCCGCTAGCGTCTTTAGCGTCTGTTTAA
- a CDS encoding TRAP transporter small permease subunit, translating into MQKLLRLSQIIDGINEGVGKFTVLLVPLMIVLGVWNTLGRKIGNLIGQNLSSNSLIEGQAYLFALVFLLGAAYTFKHNGHVRVDAFYDHWPLKRQTWVNFLGAILFVIPFCSLMIYYVWSPIINSWEVWEVSPDAGGLPRYPIKSVVCIFFVLLLLQGISEAIKNGIKLRRFSLGQEGEADHGL; encoded by the coding sequence TTGCAGAAGCTGTTGCGACTATCTCAGATCATCGATGGCATCAACGAAGGCGTGGGCAAATTTACTGTCCTACTCGTTCCGTTGATGATCGTCCTTGGGGTTTGGAATACCTTAGGTCGAAAAATAGGCAATTTAATTGGCCAGAATCTGAGCTCTAATTCTCTGATTGAGGGACAAGCTTATTTATTTGCCCTTGTCTTTCTATTGGGGGCAGCCTATACCTTTAAGCACAATGGCCATGTGCGAGTTGATGCATTTTATGATCACTGGCCGCTCAAACGACAGACTTGGGTCAACTTCTTAGGGGCAATACTCTTTGTCATCCCTTTTTGTAGCTTGATGATCTATTACGTCTGGTCTCCCATCATCAATTCCTGGGAGGTTTGGGAAGTCTCGCCGGATGCAGGGGGGTTGCCCCGTTATCCCATTAAATCTGTGGTTTGTATCTTCTTTGTGCTGCTTTTACTGCAAGGCATTTCAGAAGCCATTAAAAACGGAATCAAGCTGAGACGGTTCAGCCTAGGCCAAGAAGGAGAAGCCGACCATGGACTATAA
- a CDS encoding NAD(P)/FAD-dependent oxidoreductase: protein MVADRHVVIVGAGPAGLLLAIYLLKRPGYRVSVFEQRADPRLTPQVQNRTFPISLQERGRQALRSISGLEQAVADRSTVCNGTIMHQASGKNRVIPRQTSSLMIDRLQLVMVLLRFLSDQYSSDQLVIQFDCRCTHLNSAEHTLLIEQPNGEAITHSYDIVVGADGAHSKVRAALVEQVNFPCEQTLIPDAYKSVFLTQPEDGAPLAVDKVHTLNLPNNVRMMLVPQGNTQLNGVLVFQRDQSPIAEYNTKEEILAFVQENFPRFGALMTLDEADALLSRPVANVTTVRCQRFHEGSNILLIGDAVHAVSASIGQGCNSALQDVWVFNQLLDQHQDNWSQALLAFSDQRIPEVHALRELSDYSFPRNRWLVFEFILRLQVSRILNRWFPQHCPPFLFDLVFDSDLPYSQVLDIHQGWINRVKQAS, encoded by the coding sequence ATGGTGGCGGATCGGCATGTGGTGATTGTGGGAGCAGGTCCTGCGGGGCTTTTGTTAGCGATATACCTGTTAAAACGGCCAGGATATCGCGTTAGTGTGTTTGAGCAGCGGGCCGACCCTAGGCTAACCCCACAAGTTCAGAATCGAACCTTTCCCATTTCATTGCAGGAGCGGGGGCGGCAGGCACTGCGATCAATATCCGGCCTAGAACAGGCTGTCGCCGATCGCAGCACGGTTTGTAATGGCACGATCATGCATCAAGCCTCCGGCAAAAACCGGGTCATCCCTCGCCAGACATCTAGCTTAATGATTGATCGTCTACAGCTGGTGATGGTCTTGCTGCGGTTCTTGTCAGACCAGTACTCATCTGATCAGTTGGTCATCCAGTTTGATTGTCGCTGTACTCACCTTAATTCAGCCGAGCACACCCTTCTAATCGAGCAACCTAACGGTGAAGCCATTACCCATAGTTACGATATCGTTGTGGGGGCAGATGGAGCGCATTCAAAGGTAAGAGCGGCTTTAGTTGAACAGGTCAACTTCCCCTGTGAACAAACTTTAATCCCCGATGCCTATAAATCAGTCTTTCTGACTCAGCCAGAAGATGGAGCGCCACTGGCTGTGGATAAAGTCCATACCTTGAATTTACCCAACAATGTCCGCATGATGTTGGTCCCTCAAGGGAACACACAGCTCAATGGAGTGCTGGTCTTCCAACGCGATCAGAGTCCCATCGCTGAGTACAACACCAAAGAAGAGATTCTAGCCTTTGTCCAGGAGAATTTTCCCCGGTTTGGCGCCCTGATGACGCTGGATGAAGCAGACGCATTATTATCGCGGCCCGTGGCAAACGTTACCACGGTTCGATGCCAACGGTTTCATGAGGGTTCGAATATTCTCTTAATTGGAGATGCCGTTCATGCGGTGTCGGCTTCCATTGGTCAAGGCTGTAATTCTGCCCTTCAAGATGTGTGGGTGTTTAATCAACTCCTAGATCAACACCAAGATAATTGGTCTCAAGCCCTACTAGCGTTCTCAGACCAAAGAATTCCTGAAGTTCATGCCCTTAGAGAGCTTTCAGACTATTCCTTTCCCAGAAATAGGTGGCTGGTGTTTGAGTTTATTCTGCGACTACAAGTCAGCCGGATTTTGAATCGTTGGTTTCCCCAGCACTGTCCGCCCTTCCTATTTGACCTCGTTTTCGACTCTGATCTTCCCTATTCACAAGTCCTCGATATCCATCAAGGATGGATTAATCGGGTTAAACAGGCTAGTTAA
- a CDS encoding M23 family metallopeptidase, producing MSYQNLRRLSVLLFATVGSTLSAALSAQALDVTVTPKKPRLGDTLAITVKPDPGEQLTQAPVVKVAGKKLPVYPVAANRWRAFLPTIPLEKHGRRSLIVTGNQQARNMVLWIGKKWFRTQSIWLPPGKGSGTDFEFDRVDAFKAIVSPKKLWSGKFLRPNNGPLTAGYGIKRIYNGDYSDPDYHRGLDYAGWGGSPVKASAAGQVRLVGRESQGFRIHGNVVGIDHGQGVNTVYLHLRDIKVREGQRVQAGQIIGTVGSTGASTGPHLHFGLNVNGQAVDPTPWLKWGFQ from the coding sequence ATGAGTTATCAAAATCTTCGTAGGCTGAGCGTTCTCCTCTTCGCTACAGTAGGGAGCACCCTATCTGCCGCCTTATCTGCCCAAGCGTTAGACGTCACTGTAACCCCTAAAAAGCCCAGATTGGGTGATACCCTGGCCATTACCGTCAAACCTGATCCAGGCGAGCAACTCACACAAGCACCTGTCGTCAAAGTTGCAGGCAAAAAACTGCCCGTTTATCCCGTCGCGGCCAACCGTTGGCGGGCTTTTTTACCGACCATTCCCTTGGAAAAACATGGTCGTCGCAGTCTGATCGTGACGGGAAATCAACAAGCCCGCAACATGGTGCTGTGGATCGGGAAAAAATGGTTCCGGACCCAGAGCATTTGGTTGCCACCGGGGAAAGGGTCAGGCACAGACTTTGAATTCGATCGAGTGGATGCCTTTAAAGCCATTGTCTCTCCTAAAAAACTTTGGAGTGGCAAGTTCTTGCGTCCCAATAATGGCCCCCTTACGGCTGGGTATGGGATCAAGCGGATTTACAATGGCGATTACTCCGATCCCGATTATCATCGAGGCTTAGATTATGCAGGCTGGGGTGGCTCTCCTGTGAAAGCTTCAGCGGCTGGACAGGTGCGCCTTGTGGGTCGAGAATCCCAAGGGTTCCGGATTCATGGCAATGTCGTTGGCATTGATCATGGCCAAGGAGTGAACACGGTATATCTACATTTACGAGATATTAAAGTCAGAGAAGGTCAAAGGGTACAAGCAGGCCAAATCATCGGCACCGTCGGCTCAACGGGCGCATCAACAGGCCCCCACCTGCATTTTGGGTTAAATGTGAATGGTCAAGCCGTCGATCCCACTCCGTGGCTGAAATGGGGATTTCAGTAA
- a CDS encoding ComF family protein, with amino-acid sequence MDKLPLLAWGHYQGPLKQLLGRLKYDQQAQVARLLGQLLGVTWLETQSHLRESIVIPIPLHKVRQRERGYNQSALIANSFCQFTGLNSMLNGLVRVRATAAQFSLSPQDRLTNVAEAFRIGPELAQKSRGSKIMLLDDIYTTGATINSAVETLSQAGFQVVEIVVVAKA; translated from the coding sequence GTGGATAAGCTCCCGCTTCTCGCATGGGGGCATTATCAAGGGCCGCTGAAGCAATTATTAGGTCGTCTTAAGTATGACCAACAAGCTCAAGTTGCTCGTCTTTTAGGGCAACTTCTAGGAGTCACTTGGTTAGAAACTCAGTCTCACCTTAGAGAATCTATCGTTATCCCTATTCCACTTCACAAAGTCAGGCAGAGGGAGCGGGGATACAATCAATCAGCACTAATTGCCAATAGTTTTTGCCAATTTACAGGCTTAAACTCGATGCTCAACGGTTTGGTGAGAGTACGGGCAACAGCAGCTCAATTTAGCTTGTCTCCACAAGACCGGCTTACTAACGTAGCTGAAGCTTTTCGAATAGGCCCTGAGCTAGCACAGAAAAGCCGTGGAAGTAAGATTATGCTGCTTGATGACATTTATACAACGGGTGCAACCATTAACTCAGCCGTTGAAACGTTAAGCCAAGCAGGCTTTCAAGTGGTAGAAATTGTGGTGGTGGCTAAAGCTTAA
- a CDS encoding Hfq-related RNA-binding protein — MSTELDVKLPSFRQLQTLIQEESEVEIKLITNDLLVGKVRWQDNFCICLLDHYDQPTIVWKQAIVFLKPKP; from the coding sequence ATGTCAACTGAACTTGATGTCAAACTGCCTAGTTTTCGGCAACTTCAGACCCTGATTCAAGAAGAATCTGAAGTTGAGATCAAATTAATCACCAACGATTTACTCGTCGGCAAAGTGCGTTGGCAAGATAATTTCTGCATCTGCTTACTCGATCATTACGATCAGCCGACCATTGTCTGGAAGCAGGCTATCGTCTTTCTCAAACCCAAACCTTAG
- the queC gene encoding 7-cyano-7-deazaguanine synthase QueC, producing the protein MKAVVLLSGGLDSSTVLYKAKADGADCYAISFDYRQRHRQELDAAVAITKSAQVTQHQIVAFDLTLWGGSALTDTQIDLPSRSIEEMADHIPVTYVPARNSIFLSFALAYAETISAEQVYIGVNQLDYSGYPDCRPDFIQAMQEVFRLGTKLGREGQAIEICTPLINLHKSAIIELGNELGVPWEQTWSCYSDGGGSPPLACGQCDSCQLRLAAFAQLGLSDPLSYAT; encoded by the coding sequence GTGAAAGCAGTTGTTTTATTGTCAGGTGGGCTAGACTCGTCCACTGTTTTATACAAAGCAAAAGCTGATGGGGCTGACTGTTATGCCATCTCGTTTGACTATCGGCAGCGTCATCGCCAGGAATTGGATGCGGCGGTTGCGATCACAAAATCAGCCCAAGTTACTCAACATCAAATTGTGGCCTTCGACCTCACCCTCTGGGGGGGGTCTGCCTTAACCGATACCCAAATCGACTTGCCGTCTCGTTCCATCGAAGAGATGGCAGATCATATTCCCGTCACTTACGTGCCCGCCCGCAACTCGATCTTCCTGAGCTTTGCCCTTGCCTATGCAGAGACGATTTCAGCAGAGCAGGTCTATATCGGCGTCAACCAACTGGATTACTCGGGCTATCCCGACTGTCGCCCTGACTTTATCCAAGCCATGCAAGAGGTGTTTCGGTTAGGGACCAAGCTGGGTCGGGAGGGGCAGGCTATCGAAATTTGTACCCCTCTAATCAATTTGCATAAGTCTGCCATTATCGAATTGGGCAATGAACTGGGTGTACCGTGGGAGCAGACCTGGTCTTGCTACAGTGACGGCGGTGGCTCACCACCTCTAGCCTGTGGTCAGTGTGATTCCTGCCAATTACGATTAGCGGCATTTGCTCAACTCGGTTTATCCGATCCCCTATCCTATGCCACCTAA